One stretch of Lucilia cuprina isolate Lc7/37 chromosome 6, ASM2204524v1, whole genome shotgun sequence DNA includes these proteins:
- the LOC111685324 gene encoding uncharacterized protein LOC111685324 — MLSCHKFWFLLVLAILIENHLTRANPVAEAKAEPIAEAGVQADIAKLLLIKDDVILDKVEKDTKKVIRVNPLDLPPIKEDPNALNEDSSLYNIQSLKPYMGKRKYVQMHRTKAQKANVPEAPLSDTPIIRGFSLLPSPEKTLKPKHQAKKKHLHFLYNQKDLAGNVLSKTMRVHVAPGAYPVYYVLSKTNGRFGKYPLKSFDSPQAFKKYLVKYKLEHSAALEPYGEEV, encoded by the exons atgtTAAGCTGTCATAAGTTCTGG TTTTTGTTGGTGTTAGCGATTTTGATAGAAAATCACCTGACAAGGGCAAATCCCGTGGCAGAAGCTAAAGCCGAACCTATAGCTGAAGCTGGAGTACAAGCGGATATAGCCAAATTGTTGCTAATCAAAGATGATGTAATACTCGATAAAGTGGAAAAGGATACGAAAAAAGTGATACGTGTTAACCCTTTAGACTTGCCACCCATTAAAGAagatcctaatgctttaaatgaAGATTCTTCTCTATACAATATACAATCACTCAAACCATATATGGgcaaaagaaaatatgttcaAATGCATCGTACCAAAGCACAAAAAGCAAATGTGCCAGAAGCTCCTCTAAGTGATACACCCATTATTAGAGGTTTTTCCCTGTTACCCAGTCCTGAGAAAACGCTTAAACCTAAACATCAAGccaaaaagaaacatttacattttctcTATAATCAAAAGGATTTAGCGGGTAATGTATTATCGAAAACTATGCGCGTTCATGTTGCTCCAGGCGCCTATCCTGTCTACTATGTGCTGTCAAAAACTAATGGTCGTTTTGGCAAATatcctttaaaaagttttgataGTCCTCAGGCCTTTAAAAAGTATTTGGTGAAATACAAGCTCGAGCATTCAGCCGCACTGGAGCCATATGGTGAAGAAGTTTAA